A genomic region of Capnocytophaga canimorsus contains the following coding sequences:
- a CDS encoding nucleotide pyrophosphohydrolase, whose translation MNIKNAQIEVDNWIKNHGVRYFNELTNMAQLTEEVGEVARIIARRYGEQSEKESDKNKDLGEELADVLFVVLCLANQTGVDLQTAFDKKMDLKTKRDHDRHHNNEKLK comes from the coding sequence ATGAACATTAAAAATGCACAAATTGAAGTAGATAATTGGATAAAAAATCACGGTGTTCGCTATTTTAACGAGCTTACCAATATGGCGCAACTGACTGAAGAAGTAGGCGAAGTAGCCCGAATTATTGCCCGAAGATATGGGGAACAATCTGAAAAAGAGAGCGATAAAAATAAAGATTTGGGCGAAGAACTTGCCGATGTATTGTTCGTGGTACTTTGTTTAGCCAACCAAACTGGGGTAGATTTGCAAACGGCTTTCGACAAAAAAATGGACTTAAAAACCAAACGCGACCACGATCGTCATCACAATAACGAGAAATTAAAATAA
- a CDS encoding SCO family protein, whose amino-acid sequence MNKNIFSKYKVFIIGMLLLSATILLLFYNALKHQEKLPIYQPAMVNHELVDSTLQHVKKYHTIADFEFVNQNGQTITQNHYANKIYIADFFFTTCPTICPIMTKNMIQLQEALKTENEVLLLSHTVTPEIDSVPILKAYAIENKVNDQKWNLVTGDKKQIYEMARKSYLVVKGDGDGGPFDMIHTENFVLVDKNRRIRGFYDGTDTQQIKKLLQDIKILKQETK is encoded by the coding sequence ATGAATAAAAATATTTTTTCCAAATATAAGGTTTTCATCATTGGAATGTTGTTGCTCTCAGCGACAATTTTGTTACTTTTTTATAATGCTTTAAAGCATCAAGAAAAACTTCCTATTTACCAGCCCGCCATGGTAAATCACGAGTTGGTGGACAGCACCCTACAACACGTTAAAAAGTACCATACAATTGCTGATTTTGAGTTCGTGAACCAAAACGGACAAACCATTACACAAAACCACTATGCTAATAAAATATACATTGCTGATTTCTTTTTTACCACTTGCCCTACCATTTGTCCTATAATGACTAAAAATATGATTCAATTGCAAGAAGCCTTAAAAACTGAAAATGAAGTATTATTGCTTTCTCATACAGTTACTCCCGAGATTGATTCTGTTCCTATTCTTAAGGCGTATGCTATTGAAAATAAAGTAAATGACCAAAAATGGAATTTGGTCACTGGCGATAAAAAACAGATTTACGAAATGGCTCGAAAATCATATTTGGTGGTTAAAGGAGATGGCGATGGCGGACCTTTTGATATGATTCATACTGAGAATTTTGTATTGGTAGATAAAAATCGGCGTATACGCGGATTTTACGACGGAACCGATACTCAACAGATAAAAAAATTACTTCAAGACATTAAAATACTTAAACAAGAAACAAAATAA
- a CDS encoding FeoA family protein has product MTHSTKKYISDLEEGQKAIIKDIDIDCIPLKIIELGCFPGAEVEMIQKATFNDPLYINIDGTYLSIRKEMAALIEIDNR; this is encoded by the coding sequence ATGACTCATTCTACAAAAAAATACATTTCCGATTTGGAAGAGGGACAAAAAGCAATCATAAAAGATATTGATATTGATTGTATTCCATTAAAAATTATTGAATTAGGGTGTTTCCCTGGAGCGGAAGTCGAAATGATTCAAAAAGCTACCTTCAACGACCCTCTATACATAAATATTGATGGAACTTATCTTTCCATACGTAAAGAAATGGCAGCATTAATTGAAATTGACAACAGATGA